The genomic interval TGGTTTATTGACCAAACTTCCTGCGTTGTGAATAACGGCATCTACATTTTTCCAGCTAGTCGCTATGAAATTGGTGATTTTATCTAAATCATTTTCTGTCGACAAATCAACCGATAGACAAGTGATGTTTTTGTGTTCTATTAAGATACGAGGTGTTTTTCTCGAAAGTGCCAAAACTTGATGCCCTGCATTGGCAAATTGCAATGCCAATTCATAACCAATTCCACGACTGGTTCCGGTGATAATAATGTTCTTCATAAAACAAAAATACATAAATTCGATTAATACCAAACGAAATTAAGAACAAGTACTAGCTGTTCGCTTTCAATTATCCACAAAAAAATAAAAGTTGACACGAATTTCACAAATTGCCACTAATTTCAACAGGGAGAAAAGACTAATTCCACGAATTTTGCTCGAGCTGATAGTGTATTCGATTGACTATGAAAATTAGAATCATCAAACACATTTGAAAAACATATAATAGTCAACTGTTTTTTTGTCACATAGAGGAGTAATTTTTATTCTAAAAAATGCAATATAAAATGACGTTATATGAATGTTTGTACTTCTAATTCCCCTCTTGAGAGGGGCTAGGGGTGTGTTTTTTTAAGTATTCGTAATTCAGGTATTTAAAGCAAAACGTCATAGGTAGCGAAGTCGAGATGCTGTTGTGGTTCTCGACTTCGCTACCATTGACGTTTTTATGTATGTCGCTAAATATCAATTAGTTGCAAATTTAATTCTTTAGTTTTTTTTGTTAGAAATCTAATTTGTTGATCTTTTTGATGTTGTAAATATATTTCTACTCCTTTTTCGACATATTGCATTCCATTATCAAATGTTTTATAATAGAGTTCTGCTATTTTTCTTGCACTTGCCTTGATTGCTATTGCTGCTCCTCTTCTTGCTTTAAGTTTTCTTGCAAAAGCTCCTAAACCTGGTTGCTTGCTAACTAATAAGCTTTGAGCTGCTTGTTTGAATATTTGACCTGATCTTGTCATCGCTTTTTTTTTGCTTCTTTTGTTCATTTTCCCTGATTGATGCTTTCCAGGAGCTAATCCCAACCAGGATACAAATGCTTTAACATTTGGCCACTGCTTTATGTTATTACCTAGTTCTGCTGTTAATCGCATTAGACTATAATCAGTAAGTCCTGGCAAGACAGTAGGGTTTGCACCATGAATTCCCATTAACAAATTATGTAAGTTTTCTATATCAGGCTTGTTATGTCTAATCGGTTTTATTTTATTATCGTCTTGATAATCATTATTCGTTTTGTCCTTAAATTGTATAAGTATTTTTTCAATTTCCTTATCACAATGTTGCACTTGGTTTAAATAAAGCAGGTATCCATCATGTGCCTGTTGCAGTTCAAAAATATATTCCTCTTTGTAATTACCTTCCAAAGCCAATAAAATATCTGCTGCTTTTCTTTTGCGTAAATCTTTAGTGCAATAACTTAATAAAACTTGCGGATCTCTTTCTCCTTCTAAAATAGCTTCTATCATTTTCATTCCACTTGCACCATGGGTTTGGGATAAAACATCTTTAAGACGAATATTCATTTGTACTAATGCTTTATGCATATGAAGTATATGTGAAGATCCCATTTGTAATTTATCTTCACGCATACGAGTATAAACTCTCAACTTTCGAACAATATCATCAGGAACAAAACTTTTCCTTAGTAAACCGTAACTAAATAACTGTTGTATCCATTGGCAATCTTGTACATCAGTTTTTCTACCAGGTAAATTTTAACTATCTGCTGGATTAACTAAAGTAACATCAAATTCCATTGCTTCTAAAATATCATAAAGAGTAATCCAGTATACACCTGTTGCCTCCATTGCTACATGAGTTATAGAGTGTTCCCGCAAATAAATACCCAACTCTCTATAAGATCTTGTAAAAGTTCGAAAACTTCTTACTTCTTCTGATTCAATGGCAACAAAAACTTTTTCACTACCAATATCGATACCAGCACAATTTTTAATAATTTTCTCTAAACTACTCATCGCTCTCGAATTAATGAAATAGAAATAGGCTCAAAGTATACTATGTGAAAGATATTACTACCATGGGGGAAATTCATCTTAAGCGAACTCACCAATATTGCATACTATAATACTTTGAAACAAAACTCGAACTCAGGTAATTAACACTAATTTGATTTACTGTTACACTGCCTAATTCTAAATCAGGTTATTAGCAAAGGTAACATCATTTTATATTGTATTTTTTGAAAAAAATTATACCTCGAACTGACAATAGGACTTATTTCTCATCATTCTTGACATTATAATCAAAATGAGATAAATTTAAGGCTAAAATAATACGCTATTAAGAGATTAACTTAATGGTTACCAATTTCTATTTACACTTACTAGCTTAAAATTATTTATTGTTTTGTAATTCACCTCTCCTACAACAAAACAAAACCTATTTTCTATGGTTCCAAATGGATTTTATTTGAAAAGTACTTTTGAAACACTTTATAGGATTGAATTATAGCCATTACAACAAAAAACACTGGAAAAATAACAGGAATTAAGTAATCGGTCAAAAAGGCAATTTGCTTGGATATTTTGTCTAGAAAATAAATAATGAACAACATTCCGATAAATACGCCTACCATCGTGCCTCCAACATAATACAACTTTAATCGTTTATGAATACTAATGTATTTGCCGTTGATGAAATAGAGATTCCACACTAGCCAAAACGGAACTTGTAAAAAATTGAGACAGTTCAAGAAAACACCCAACCAAAACATATTCCAACCTTGATAATTTTGCAAAAAACCACTGCTATGACCTGTTTCGGTTGATTGATTATAAAAAACAAAGGCGATGATTAGAAAAAAAAAGATTCCGAAAACATCAATCCACTTCATAAGTTTTTTATTTCTAACCAACTCATTGGCAAAAATCAAAGTGTAATAACAAACAACGGCTTCGATAGCTATAATTCCGAGAATAAAGAGCGACACTGCTTTTAAGCCTAAAGTTCCATAAACTTCAAGCCCAACAATATTAAGAAAACCCAAAGGCAAAGAGCCCAAAAAGCTAACTATAAAACCTACCGCTATATTTTTAACTACTTGCATGGATTAAAAATTAACTATTTTGGCGGATTGTTCAAAATGCAATCGCATTTCTTGCATGCCTACTTTGTGAGGTAAAAACGGAATTCCGTTTTTATTATTCAGCATACTTATTTGGTACATATATTTAAGATGTCGCGCCAATTCTTTCCATGCAAAAAATAACGAATGCTTTGGGTCATAGATGTGTGTAGGCTCACTAGCTGCTCCGTTTAGCTCTACAATAGAAAAGTTTTTTCCTTGTTTAAAATCTTCTAAACTATCATACATAACATCCAATCGTCCAAAGTAAAATCCTGGAATTTGAACACAAACATCATTGATTACAGTTTCTAATTCTGGCGTAATCCAATCACTTCCATCTACAAACTTGGCGCCTCGAGCATGATTACCATAGGGAACTAGGTTTCGTTTTTCGCCTAGAGGCAAAATTGTGCCTAGTTCATTTCCGTATTCCTTTTTTAAAACTTCATATTGTAAAGCATAACGCGGATTTTGGCTAATCAATATTGCAATCGTAGCTTTTCCATCTCCGGTCACGACCAAAAATTCTTTGGAAACGATTCCTGTAATTTTGCCTTTCGCTTCATTTGGAAACCGCACATAAAAAATCCCAACTTCATTTTCAAACGGAATCAAATCTTGGATTAAGTAGTCAAAATCAGCTTTTTGACTGTAATTGAATAAGTCATTAAGCGAATTGATTTTTTTTACTGCAGAACCTCTTAGACCTATATCGGGTTTAGCAATGAAGGGAAACTGAATTCCTGACTTCATTCGAGCTTCATCTAGTTTTGGCCACGTAGTTCTTTCCTTTATCAATTCCGTTTTAGGGTAATATTGTTGCGGAATTAAATCATAAATTTCTTTTTTGGACTCCATAATAAACCCACCATTTTTTATCGAAGGATTGGAGGCGCTAAAAAAGAAGAAAGACTTTGCTTTGATGATATAAAAAACCAACAAAAACCAAATTGGAATATAGACCAATTGATATGGCCAATATTCCCAATGGGTAATTTTATGAAAAAAAAGTGGAATGCGATTGTAGATTGTCAATGGGCTAACTTTTTAATAATTGCAATTGAGGTATTGTATTCTTGGTTGTGTATCAAATCATAATGTTTCATTTCCAATGTATTGTGTTCCAAAACAGATTGTGTGATACTCAACGTCTTTAGTTCATTGTTGCGATTGATTATCAAACCATTTTCGGGATTATCAGCATCTGTATAGCGATGAAACTGATACAATTCTTCCTCGGACACCTGTTCTTTTTTATCCAGAAATTCATGAAATAATTCAGCTCTTTTTGCTCGAATTGCCGCAGGATACAAAGTAGACGATGCCCAAATGTGTTTTTTATCGGTATCCAAAGACAATGTTTCTTTCTGTTTTCCATCCCAACGCAATTGATACAAATTTTCTTCTTGGTACAAAACCAAAGTAAACGGTTCGATGTTGTCTAAATCAATCCCTTTCCAAAAATCGACTGCAGATTGACTACCTATTATATCCAAAACAATCAATCCCCTACTCATTCGATAAGGAGGAGCCATTTGATGTTTCTCCTGAGCGCCATTAAGTAAAACTAAAATCGTTCCACATTGGTCCGCAACATACCAAGTCCCTCCAGCTTTGGGGTCTTTGGGATAGATAACAATTTTATCTTTTATAGTATATTTTTTTGGATGAATCGCATTCAATCTTACAACACTTTCGTCACGATTGGAGGTAACAATTACTTTATTCCCAGATTTTACAAAACTTACTGTGCACATTGTTGCCTGTATTCAATTGTAGAGGGAGCGACTCCAAAGTTTTCATTCAAAACAATTTTGCAATTCTGAAGTACGCCTACTTTGATTAAGGCTTGATGATGAATACAATGTTCTAGGTTGTACAACAATTCCCGATAATAATTAGTTTCGATACTTAGTTCATCACCATCAATAATCTGTTGTAACTGCATTTTTTTATCGCCTTTGTCTACCGCTTTTTGAATATTTTCAATTTGTAGAATTGCAAACTGTGTATCGGTTTGGATTTGATGATTGCGTTCTCGTTTATCATAATTCACAACACCCAAATCATAATTATTTTGCAAACATTGAAACATTTCTATAATATGCCTTGTGTGTTCGCCAATACTAGAATTACTCAAGGTAGCGCATGACTTTGAATACTCTTCATTGGACAATTCATCCAACAAATGAACTAATTCATTCAAACTATTATTTACAGACTGTTTAAGCATATTGGGGTAAATTTTCTAAGTGATTTCTCTATTCTTGTTATATAGACTTTCAAAAGCCCAAAAACTGACAACTTTCAGAATAAAAATAAACAAAACGATTATTTTATAAATTTAAGCTTTTTTATTGAGTAATTTTCTTCCAATTAGAATTGGCTTTTGTTTTTAAATTTGCTTCGTCTTTATTCCAATCTTTCAAAGTGTTATTGAAAAAAGCATTGTAGAACAAATATAACTTTCCGTCAACAATTTTAAACGTTTTAGGGTCTATCGAAACTTTCTCACCAGAAAGTCCCATGGCATAAGCACACCAACCACCATATTCTGGTTCGTATTTGTTTGGAGTTTTTAAAAACAACTCCTTGTTCTCTGAAGAGGAAAAAAGATACCGCACTCCTTCATTATTGGTCGAATATTCTTTTTTGCCTTTCATCGCTTTTGATTGAGTAAAATAAGCAACAGGGTCATAGCCTTGAATGGCTGCCTTTTTTTCTAAGTTAAATTCCGCTATTCGTTTTTTTCCTTTTTGAGCGAAAGAAAAAACAGTAAACAAACTCAGTACCAAAATGAAGATGACTTTTTTCATAACTCCTTAATTTAATAACTCGATGAAGGTTTTATTATGGTGAAATTACTTTACACTTTCCCTTATCTACTTTCATATACGAGAATATTCAAACCATAGTTTTTATAAATTGTAAAAAAAATAGAATTGAACATTTAACAAACCAAAAAATCCCCCTTTACGGCTGCAAAGATGGATTTTTCTATAAATTTAAGCATTCTATCCTAAGAAATCAATGTTCTCGAAATCACAATTTTTTGAATCTCCGAGGTCCCTTCGTAAATCTGAGTGATTTTGGCATCACGCATCATACGTTCCACATGATACTCGGACACATAACCGTTTCCTCCGTGTACTTGAACAGCCTCAATGGTCACATCCATCGCTGTTTGAGAAGCATATAATTTGGCCATTGCACCCGATTGTGTAATGTCTTGCCCTGCATCTTTTTCGGTTGCTGCTTTGTAGCACAACATTTTGGCAGCCATAATTTGAGTCGCCATATCAGTCAATTTGAAAGCTATGGCTTGGTGTTTAAAAATCTCTTTACCAAAAGCTTTTCGCTCTTGCGAATATTTCAATGCTAATTCATAAGCGCCAGTTGCGATTCCAAGAGCTTGTGCCGAAATTCCGATTCGTCCTCCGTTCAACACTTCCATAGCAAATTGAAATCCGAAACCATCGGCTCCAATTCTATTTTCTTTGGGCACTTTTACATCATTGAATAGTAATGAATGCGTATCAGACCCTCTAATTCCCATTTTTTTTTCTTTGGGACCAATATCAAAACCAGCCCAACCTTTTTCGACAATAAAAGCATTGATTCCTTTATGTCCTTTTTCAACATCTGTTTGCGCCATTACTATATAGGTAGAAGCCGTTGAACCATTTGTTATCCAGTTTTTGGTTCCGTTCAATAAATAATAATCACCTTTATCAATAGCAGTTGTTTTTTGCGAAGTCGCATCCGATCCCGCTTCGGGTTCTGACAAGCAGAAGGCACCTAATACTTCTCCTTTAGCCAGTGGCACCAAATATTTTTGTTTTTGTTCCTCATTACAGTATTTCTCCATTCCGGCACAAACCAAAGAATTATTCACTGACATAATCACAGCCGCAGAAGCATCTACTTTTGCCAATTCGACCAAAGCCAAAACATAAGATAGATTATCCAAACCCGCGCCGCCGTATTCTGGAGAAACGACCATTCCCAAAAATCCCAGTTCTGCCAATTTCTTGACTTGCTCGGTGGGGAATATAGAAAATTCGTCCCTTTCGATTACTCCGGGCAACAATTCGGTTTGTGCAAAATCCCTAGCAGCTTGCTGAATCATTAACTGCTCTTCTGATAAATTAAAATCCATGTATTCTATTGGTTTTTCGATTAAATAGTACTTTAAAATAAAATTAAAGTATCTGATTTAGAATTCTTAATTTTACCTTTCAGAAAATTAGCGTATTTATTTGACTAAAACAACTATGCGTGCATAATAATTTTTTTCGAAAACAAATCTTATGACAAACAACGACACTTATCATGTATTAGGTATCATGTCTGGAACTTCACTTGACGGAGTTGACTTAGCCGAAATACAGTTTACCATCAAAAATAATCAGTGGCATTTTGAGATTTTGAATAGCGAAACCATTAGCTATAATGGTTCCTGGCTTTCGATGCTAAAAAACGCGGTCACTTTTTCACACGACCAATTGCAGGAACTCAATAAAGACTATACTTTATTATTGTCTTCCATAATCAATGATTTCATCAAGAAACATACGATTGAAAATCTAGATGCCGTTTGTTCTCACGGACATACTATTTTGCACCAACCACAAGATGGTTTTACTTTGCAAATTGGAAATTTACCCGAAATTGCCAAACTTTTAAACCAAACCGTTGTCTGCGATTTCAGAGTACAAGATGTAGAGTTAGGCGGACAAGGCGCCCCTTTAGTTCCTATTGGAGACGGAATTCTATTTGCGAGTTATGACTACTGCATGAATTTAGGTGGTTTTTCGAATGTCTCCTTCGCCGAAAATGGCAAGCGAATTGCGTTTGACATTTCGCCTGTCAATACTATTTTGAATTTTTATGCAAACAAACTAGGATTAGATTATGACGACAAAGGAGCAATTGCAAGAACGGGAGAAGTAAATTCAGATCTTTTAGAAGAACTTAATGCCCTTGGTTTTTACAAACTAAAACATCCTAAATCATTAGGTTTCGAATTTGTCAAAGAAATCGTTTTACCGATTATGGAAACTTATGACATCTCCATAAAAAACAAATTAGCTACATTTATTGAACATGTCGCTATCCAAACTTCTTTGGCATTGCCAACAAAAAAAGGAACGCTATTCGTAACTGGAGGCGGCGCTTACAATGCTTTTTTAGTCGAAAGAATTCAAAATCACTTACCCAAAATGCAAATCATTATTCCAGAAAGTGAAATATTGGAATACAAAGAAGCTTTGATTTTTGCATTATTGGGCGTTTTAAAACTACGTAATGAAGTCAATGTTTTGAGTAGTGTTACGGGGGCATCAAAAGACCATAGTTCTGGCATAGTTTATGTAAAGTAAAAACAGATTTTAAAAATTAATCCCTTTAATAAATAAGAAATTCGAATAGCAAATTATAAAAATCCATGAGGTATTTGTTTTGGTATTTTAACCTATAACTTACAATTTTTATAATATCTTAGCGTTTCAATAAAAAAGAAAAAAGTATATGAGTTTATTGTTACAAGCAGACACTTTATCTGTTGCAAATGAAAATTTAGCCGATGCGGTTCCAGTTGAAAAAACCTTATCTATAATTGAGTTGTTAACTAGCGGCGGATTGGCTGGTCAAATCATTATGACTGCCCTTTTTCTAATGTTATTTGTAGCCCTTTATCTTTATTTCGAAAGATTGATGGCTATAGGCGAAGCATCCAAAATGGACAGTAGTTTTATGAGTCAAATTAGAGACAATATCCGTAACGGACGTATCGACAACGCAAAAATGACTTGCGCTCACTCAAAATCCCCGGTGGCTCGATTAATCGAAAAAGGAATTTCAAGAATCGGAAAACCTCTTGACGACATCAATACAGCAATCGAAAACGCTGGTAAACTAGAAATTTACAAACTAGAAAAAAACATAAGCATCCTAGCCACTATATCTGGAGCAGGTCCTATGACAGGTTTCTTAGGAACAGTTGTCGGAATGATTCAGGCGTTTCACAAAATGGCTTCTGCTGGAGGACAAATCGAAGTTGGCGCCCTTTCAGAAGGAATTTATACCGCTATGACAACGACCGTAGTTGGACTTGTTGTTGGACTTATCGCTTATATTGGTTACAACCACTTAGTTGTCAAAACCGATAAAATTGTACACCAAATGGAAGCCAATGCAGTAGATTTCTTAGACTTATTAAATGACCCCGCTTAATTATGAATATTAGAGGAAGAAATAAAGTAAGTGCCGAATTCAACATGTCATCCATGACCGACATTGTGTTCTTGTTGTTGATATTCTTCATGCTTACATCGACCATGGTTACGACTAATGCTTTGGATTTAGTTTTACCAAAAGCCAAAGGAAAAACCGATAGCAACAAAAATATCTCTGTAAGTATCAACAAAAAATTAGAATTTTTTATTGACAAAGAGGCTGTACCAGAGGCTGAATTAGAAACAAGGCTCCTTGGACTTTTTACAGCTGATAAAGAAAAAGCTATTATACTAAGAGCTGAAGAAGGTGTACCAATCGAAAAAGCGGTCAACGTTTTGGACATTGCCAATCGAAATCAAATTAAAGTTGTTTTAGCGGTGAGACCAAAATAAAGGCAGCCGTTTTTCCAAAACAAGATTCACAATAAATGAAATATTTAGAAACAGACGAAGAGAAAAAATCATTTGGTATCACAACTGTTATTTTTGCGATACTACTTATTTTGTTCTTTTATTTAGGTTTAAAGTCACTTGACCCGCCACCCGAAAACGGAATTGCCATCAATTTTGGTACCACCGAATTTGGAAACGGAAAAATTCAACCTACAGAAGCGATTCAGTCGGCTCCAAAGCCTACAGCTGCACAACCTGCTGCATCCAAGGTTGAAGACGTACTTTCGCAAGAGGTCGAAGATGCTCCTGTGATGAAAACCGCCAAGAAAGTACAACCTACAAAACAAGTTACTGAAGCCGAGCAAAAACCAAAACCGAAAGAAAGTCCGAAACCTTCCAAAAGTACAACTGATGCTTTATCTAGTCTTATCAATGGACCAAAATCGGACGGTAAGGCCAAAGGAGGCGAAGGAAACGACAGCCAAGCGGGCGACAAAGGAAGCATCAATGGCGACCCTTATGCCAATTCGTATTACGGTTCAGGTACTGGCGCTGGCGGCGGAAGCGGCTGGGGACTTAACGGTAGAAACATAAGCTCTAGAGGATCAGTGGTTCAAAAGTGTAATGAATCAGGAACTGTTGTAGTGCAAATCACTGTAAACAGAAACGGAAATGTTATCGCTGCCAAATACACCAAAGGAACCACCAACACCAACCCGTGTTTGGTAGAACCTGCCTTGGAAACTGCCCGAAAATATAGATGGCAACCCGACAGCAATGCTCCCGAAACCCAAATTGGGTTCATCACCGTCAATTTCAAATTAGGACAATAACCTATTTCAATAATTAGGGCGTGCCAGCAATACAAAAGGCCAATCTAGCAACCGCTTAGCTTTTGTATTGCTGTCGAGCTATCCATTACTCTCCTCAACAAGTTCCGCTATCGCTGCACTTGTCTGCGGG from Flavobacterium ovatum carries:
- a CDS encoding transposase, with translation MSSLEKIIKNCAGIDIGSEKVFVAIESEEVRSFRTFTRSYRELGIYLREHSITHVAMEATGVYWITLYDILEAMEFDVTLVNPADS
- a CDS encoding D-alanine--D-alanine ligase; its protein translation is MTIYNRIPLFFHKITHWEYWPYQLVYIPIWFLLVFYIIKAKSFFFFSASNPSIKNGGFIMESKKEIYDLIPQQYYPKTELIKERTTWPKLDEARMKSGIQFPFIAKPDIGLRGSAVKKINSLNDLFNYSQKADFDYLIQDLIPFENEVGIFYVRFPNEAKGKITGIVSKEFLVVTGDGKATIAILISQNPRYALQYEVLKKEYGNELGTILPLGEKRNLVPYGNHARGAKFVDGSDWITPELETVINDVCVQIPGFYFGRLDVMYDSLEDFKQGKNFSIVELNGAASEPTHIYDPKHSLFFAWKELARHLKYMYQISMLNNKNGIPFLPHKVGMQEMRLHFEQSAKIVNF
- a CDS encoding NRDE family protein, with amino-acid sequence MCTVSFVKSGNKVIVTSNRDESVVRLNAIHPKKYTIKDKIVIYPKDPKAGGTWYVADQCGTILVLLNGAQEKHQMAPPYRMSRGLIVLDIIGSQSAVDFWKGIDLDNIEPFTLVLYQEENLYQLRWDGKQKETLSLDTDKKHIWASSTLYPAAIRAKRAELFHEFLDKKEQVSEEELYQFHRYTDADNPENGLIINRNNELKTLSITQSVLEHNTLEMKHYDLIHNQEYNTSIAIIKKLAH
- a CDS encoding DinB family protein translates to MLKQSVNNSLNELVHLLDELSNEEYSKSCATLSNSSIGEHTRHIIEMFQCLQNNYDLGVVNYDKRERNHQIQTDTQFAILQIENIQKAVDKGDKKMQLQQIIDGDELSIETNYYRELLYNLEHCIHHQALIKVGVLQNCKIVLNENFGVAPSTIEYRQQCAQ
- a CDS encoding YHS domain-containing (seleno)protein, with the protein product MKKVIFILVLSLFTVFSFAQKGKKRIAEFNLEKKAAIQGYDPVAYFTQSKAMKGKKEYSTNNEGVRYLFSSSENKELFLKTPNKYEPEYGGWCAYAMGLSGEKVSIDPKTFKIVDGKLYLFYNAFFNNTLKDWNKDEANLKTKANSNWKKITQ
- a CDS encoding acyl-CoA dehydrogenase family protein; protein product: MDFNLSEEQLMIQQAARDFAQTELLPGVIERDEFSIFPTEQVKKLAELGFLGMVVSPEYGGAGLDNLSYVLALVELAKVDASAAVIMSVNNSLVCAGMEKYCNEEQKQKYLVPLAKGEVLGAFCLSEPEAGSDATSQKTTAIDKGDYYLLNGTKNWITNGSTASTYIVMAQTDVEKGHKGINAFIVEKGWAGFDIGPKEKKMGIRGSDTHSLLFNDVKVPKENRIGADGFGFQFAMEVLNGGRIGISAQALGIATGAYELALKYSQERKAFGKEIFKHQAIAFKLTDMATQIMAAKMLCYKAATEKDAGQDITQSGAMAKLYASQTAMDVTIEAVQVHGGNGYVSEYHVERMMRDAKITQIYEGTSEIQKIVISRTLIS
- a CDS encoding anhydro-N-acetylmuramic acid kinase; translation: MTNNDTYHVLGIMSGTSLDGVDLAEIQFTIKNNQWHFEILNSETISYNGSWLSMLKNAVTFSHDQLQELNKDYTLLLSSIINDFIKKHTIENLDAVCSHGHTILHQPQDGFTLQIGNLPEIAKLLNQTVVCDFRVQDVELGGQGAPLVPIGDGILFASYDYCMNLGGFSNVSFAENGKRIAFDISPVNTILNFYANKLGLDYDDKGAIARTGEVNSDLLEELNALGFYKLKHPKSLGFEFVKEIVLPIMETYDISIKNKLATFIEHVAIQTSLALPTKKGTLFVTGGGAYNAFLVERIQNHLPKMQIIIPESEILEYKEALIFALLGVLKLRNEVNVLSSVTGASKDHSSGIVYVK
- a CDS encoding MotA/TolQ/ExbB proton channel family protein; translation: MSLLLQADTLSVANENLADAVPVEKTLSIIELLTSGGLAGQIIMTALFLMLFVALYLYFERLMAIGEASKMDSSFMSQIRDNIRNGRIDNAKMTCAHSKSPVARLIEKGISRIGKPLDDINTAIENAGKLEIYKLEKNISILATISGAGPMTGFLGTVVGMIQAFHKMASAGGQIEVGALSEGIYTAMTTTVVGLVVGLIAYIGYNHLVVKTDKIVHQMEANAVDFLDLLNDPA
- a CDS encoding biopolymer transporter ExbD; this encodes MNIRGRNKVSAEFNMSSMTDIVFLLLIFFMLTSTMVTTNALDLVLPKAKGKTDSNKNISVSINKKLEFFIDKEAVPEAELETRLLGLFTADKEKAIILRAEEGVPIEKAVNVLDIANRNQIKVVLAVRPK
- a CDS encoding TonB family protein → MKYLETDEEKKSFGITTVIFAILLILFFYLGLKSLDPPPENGIAINFGTTEFGNGKIQPTEAIQSAPKPTAAQPAASKVEDVLSQEVEDAPVMKTAKKVQPTKQVTEAEQKPKPKESPKPSKSTTDALSSLINGPKSDGKAKGGEGNDSQAGDKGSINGDPYANSYYGSGTGAGGGSGWGLNGRNISSRGSVVQKCNESGTVVVQITVNRNGNVIAAKYTKGTTNTNPCLVEPALETARKYRWQPDSNAPETQIGFITVNFKLGQ